The genomic window ATGCATTTGATtgagcatttttttaaaaaataatcaaactagtgatgtaatcatatatttttttttacttttattgtttagtttaatttagttaaaaaagAAAGTGTAAATTCTTCACTATTGggtttttcaatattttgtagTGAAAGTTGAAgatttaattatcaatattttttcatagtgagagatataaataattttctcaaatttaatcaaatgattttatttgactgtaaattttttttattgaatttaatttcAATAGTAAAAAAAGTTCATTTTCTCAACAGTAAATGAAGATATAtgttttttctaatattaaataaattattttattaataaagatacttttcttaaattatttatgtgacaagttcttttatatataatttttcaagtaCACTCAAACCTAACCCAAGCCTAGAATTTTCCAAAGCAACCGGGCTCGGGCCAACCCGCCCATTAAACAACCCTAAGGTGGTGCCTATAAATGTAGGTCACATTACATTAGTGGATGTAACTAAGTAGGTTTAACTAGTAAATATGTCCTCCCTAATGTTCATACTCACGACGTCTCTTCTGGTGCTATGCATCACTTTCACGGTGGCCGGAGGTCGACCTCCGGTGAGGAAAGACCTCGGTATTGATCTTGGCGGCGGCGGTGGTGGTGTAGGTCTTGGGCTTGGCCTTGGTCTTGGTTTGGGTGGCAATGGTGGTACATCAACATCTGGCTCAACTTGTAATTCATGTTCATCTAACTTGGGTTCGGGGTCGGGGTCAAGTTCAGGTTCTGGTTCGGGTTCAGGTTTAGGTAATGCTAAAGGTTTTGGATCCGGTTCAGGCTCTGGTGATGGCAATGGAGTAGGTTTAGGGTGCACACCTCCTAGTGCCTCCTCTTGCGGTGGTGCTTGTTCATCAAACTCTGGTGGCGGCTCTGGTCGTGGCTCAGGTCATGGCCAGGGATTTGGTTCTGGTTCAGGACATGGTGAAGGTTATGGGTCTGGATCCGGATTTGGTTCTGGTTCTGGGCATGGTGAAGGATATGGGTCTGGATCTGGATTTGGGTCTGGTTCAGGACATGGTGAAGGATATGGTTCTGGATCCGGATTTGGTTCTGGTTCAGGACATGATGAAGGATTTGGGTCTGGATCTGGTTTTGGGTCTGGCTCGGGACATGGTGAAGGATTTGGGTCTGGATCTGGTTTTGGGTTTGGCTCGGGACATGGTGAAGGATACGGGTCTGGATCTGGGTTTGGGTCTGGCTCGGGACATGGTAAAGGATATGGGTCTGGATCCGGGTTTGGGTCTGGTTCAGGTTCCGGCTCAGGTTATGGTGAAGGTTTTGGGTCCGGATCAAATGGGGGacatgattaaataataatcatttaaGTGAGAATAATCTTGATGCGaatctttgttttcatgtttGCTGTGTTTAAGTATCATAAACTATCCATTTGATGGGCATAGTTTGGATACatcttattatgttttctttgttttaagcTTTAATAAAACAAGTGTGTTTTTCTATCTATTAATGCTTTCTCTTATCATTttcatcaataatttatttttctagagAAGCATTGatcttatatattataaatttcaaaaaatctaaaaattaaccAATTAACCAAAAAGTTATAAATTTAGAAAGGAGAAACTTGTTATTGTAAATGATTCAAACTAAGAGAGTTTTCAagaaattgaatcattttcaagGACTATTGGTTACTTTCCTCTTTTCAAAACCACCAATCCTCATCTTCACAAGtgattaatgtttatttttaattttaaaattttaaagtattaaaaaattcaaaagaaggGTTTGAATTATAGCAAGTGGGGTTGACGGTTACCTCACCGCAGTATTATGATAACGAACTTGTTTAATCTCAACTGTTGGATATTGATCGAACGATTAGAATCAAAGGTGTAGGTTAAGCTAAACTGAATCGCTCATTTGGCGGGCAATCGTGGAGTTTTTTAACCGCTTCGGTGAGCGTAACTAAACGTAACCGCAAATCCATAAAACTATCAGAAAGACTGTTATTTACGAAAaggtccttgttcttttttttttacatacaaacatcattttaaatttgccagacagatatttatttattttaatttttcattcagtgaacaactaaaatattaataacTGAAAAGGTatgtatttaatgtttaaaaattataaaaattaaattaaaaaaggaagtttcaaattttaatttcaatttcttttttctcctatttttgctttttatattatattagaaaatattggTGTCATCTTTTATTATCTTAACATTTCAAGGCTGTATAATAATATTAGGGCTTCTCTAacaataaacattataaaaaaaaaatcagatatatatatatatatattaaaaagtttaaaaatcatgtatacattataaaaatattaatattaaaaatttcatctttcaaaaattattctaaataaagaattaaaaaaaagatttatgagaaattttcaaaaagCAAGGGAGTCAAACGtaatttctatttttactttttgccCCCTAAAGAACcacattataatattaaaaaagaagaggGGGTTAATGAGAAAAGTTCACAAACAAAGACTCAAAGCCTATAAATACCAAGCTTCTCATCAGCGTCCATGGCCGCCATTCCCGAGACCTCATCCTCATCGCCggagacgaagacgaagacccGAAGACCCGAAGACgagcaagagagagagagagagaagatggTTCGAGTGAGCAACAATGTCGTTGGATGTCTCAATCTCATCACGCTGCTTCTCTCCATCCCCATCGTTGCCGGCGGCATCTGGCTCACCAGCCGCGCCTCCACTGACTGCGAGAAGTTCCTTGAAAAGCCTGTTATATTTCTTGGAGTTTTCCTCCTTGTTGTCTCCCTCGCTGGCCTCGTCGGCGCTTGGTGCCGCATCTCCCTCCTCCTCTGGCTCTACCTCGTCGTCATGTTCCTCCTCATCGTCGTTGTCTTTTGTTTCACCATATTCGCGTTTGTTATCACTAATAAGGGCGCCGGAGAAGTCGTTTCTGGGAGGGGGTACAAGGAGTACAGGTTGGGGGACTACTCGAATTGGTTGCAAAAGAGGGTTGATGCCGAGAAGAATTGGTTGAAGATCAGGAGCTGCATTCAGGAAAGCAAGGTTTGCCGCCGTATGGAGGAGAGGAATCAGACTCTCAATGAGTTCCTCCGTGATGATCTTTCACCTCTTCAGGTCTTCAATTCATTTCTGTTTCTGATTTCCTTTTTTCTCTGCTTAAGCTTGAATATTGGCATGAGTTTCTTGATGATATCTCTGGGTGGGATTTGGGGATGTTTGGGCTTAGGGTTTCTTGAAGttactattttatttgtgttttatctATTGGGCTAAATACTTGATTTTTGCGTCTGGGTTTCTGTTactcttttgtgtgtgtgtgtttgaagAAATTAATCGATTTTGATGTGTTTGTTCAGAGTGTTCTTGTGGAGGATTTCTCTATGTTGATTTGGATAGAGAGAAGAAGGAggaaaataaaagttaaaaaaaaaatgaaaataagataaGAAGGAAGGAGAATGATTTGGTGGAATTTTGTGGAACTTAATAGGGAAACTATGATAAGTTATAGGGCATGACTTTTATGCTTCtttattgcatttttaatttttcattgggAAGGGTTTGGTTTAGTACTGAGATGCTTTCTTCATTAAAGCAGTCATTTTGGTTGTTGTCATGGTTATCTTATCCATGGAGTATTAAACAATTGATGAAGACATTTGGCTAGAAATATCTTTGTAGTTTCTTGTTGcaaattcttgaatttttacTAGTCATAACTTATTTGGAAATTTTAAGCTAATTTTGTTTTGGGAGATGTATTCTTATCTGATTTTTAGCTAAAACTGAATCTTTCTTCTGGTTGTTTAATTACTCTCTTGTACTGAGCATTTTACTCCGTTCTTTTTAGTGTGTCTCTAGTTTCTGCAATTACTGCTAAACCTGCAGAAAGAGAATTTGTGCTAAATATAAAAGTATCCTTATCTGTCCGTAAGTAAAACATGGGTATATTAAttcacattttgtttttttttttcaaagtttttcatTCCCCTGATTGTGAGATTTTTCTACTTTTGAGAATGTGAAGCTTATTCTGTAGAATATGTCATCTAATCTCTCTTGTTTTGAAAGCTTACTTTCTTTtccatgtttattttttaagtttcacGGCACTACGAAATTCTATTCTTGGAGCATTTGAATGTTGCAGATAATCTATTTTTGTTACATATACATTTCCATCTTTTACTCAGCACAATTAACTCAAACAAAGTTCGTGCTGTACATTTTGGCTTTGGCATTGTAAATCTTTGAGCAGGTCCCAACTCTTGTTTGTAGCttcttattttgttcttttattcttcCAAACTTATTTGTTGTGTATCTTCTTACTCTTGTTCAGTCAGGATGCTGCAAACCTCCAACCGCATGCAATTTTATTTACCGTAGTGCAACTGTATGGGACAAACCTTCTGGCTTTGAGTCCAACATCTCAGACTGCAACTCTTGGCAAAGTGATCCTGCCATTCTCTGCTACGACTGCCAATCCTGCAAGGCTGGCGTTCTTGCCAATATCAAGCATGACTGGAAGACAATTGCAGTCGTCAACATTATCTTCCTCATAATCCTAATTGCTGTCTACTCAGTTGGATGCTGTGCCTTCAGGAACAACAGGGAGGAAAATGCTTATCCAAGATGGAAGGGTCATCCATAGTCAGAAGTAGGTATCTAATGACCCTTACTTTGCTGAATTTAGCACTCTCTTGATGTTTTAGCTTTATATTTGGACAAATGCTGTTCTTCAGATCTTTTATCAATCAACTTCTATTGCTGTGTTCGATGTTGATATGCATTATATTCTAGCATCTTACAGGAAGTTGGTTTTGCTTCTCAACccattatgattttcttttggtGTGGGGTTTCATGTTTAATGTggagtgtgtgtgtgggtgtcTGTGTTTTTGTACAACTTTCTTCTGAAAAGGGTTCTCGTTGAAATTCTactctttgtttttacatttcttTACATTTGGAAGAACACAGAAGTGCTCGCATCCTGGAATATTAACTACTTAGATGGCTGGATAGATGATCTGATGGGAAATTGTGGTGCTTATATTTTCCTCCTGTAAACACCTGCAGCCAACTATTTACTTGTCAtccataatttttcattaaggACATAGAGTTCCTCCTTTATATTTATTACTAGCAAATTACTCCATATGTAGTTGTTATCAAACTCATTGAAATGATAATTTTGCCTTCAGTTTATGTAGCCTTGAATTATGCCCACTTCAGTAGGAGTTGATATAATTAAGAGGTTAAATGGGAAACCTCATCTTAATTAAAAGTCAAGCTTGGTCTTACGTTTCTCCTGCTTCAACTTTAGATAAGGACAAATAGACACCTTGCCtgagatataaatttttttgaaagggAGACACATCATGTGAAGATTCTTCTTGGGTTTTGCCAACTAAGTTGGTGTGTGGCTTTTTGAAAGGAATCAAAGCTTTTTCAAAGCACCTGTTTATTGAATGGTTGTATGTGGCGAAGTGGTATTCTTTCTGATGTTTCTGAAGGCGTATAACTGCACAAGCTTAGCTTATGCATGACTTAAGCCCCTGCCTTCTtttattcattgttttaatacaatgtttttttcttcatcaaaaagAGAAACTTCAATTCTAATATAGCGCTATGCATATTGATAGACTACAGCAGTTACTAGGTTGACAAGACTTTGTGAAATGTAAAAGTGGTAACTGGTAGTGATTAAGGATGCATGGCAGAATGTTCTTGATAACTGTCCCCTCTGCTCTCCATATATTATTGCCATGACATGCAGGAAAATTTTCAACTTTGCTATttagtttcttcttctttcatctGGCTCTCATGGTTTGTTCTCCCATCCAATAGAGGCTCTGCCAAGTTGCTCTCACAGTCCTGCCAGTGTTTAACAACTGCCACAGTGGTTCTTGGAGAGTCTTCTGTTAGATTTAGTTCTCCCTCTTCATTTATATCCTTGGCTTTACCCCATAAAACCATATACAATCCGGTGATAACAGCAACAATACCTGCCAAGCTGAAAACTCCATATTGTTATTGTTTAGTTTTTCAGGCCTCAAAAAAAAGCTctggacttttttttttctaactatACCTTCCTGTATAAAGTTCTTCACGGAGCAGGACAGAAGCCAAGATGGTAATAATCACAGTACAGAGTGGGCTGAACATGGCAGAGAACAGAGGCCCTCTTTTTGATATGCACCAAGCTTGAACACTTACTGTAAGAGCAGATCCCATTACTCCCtgtatacaaatttttttttatatcaatgcTTCCATTCctcttgcatatatatatatatatattggtttgtTTGGTTTAGATACTTACTGTGTATAGACAACAGAACCACTGAAAACGTGAATTGATCTTCCAAATACTTAGGCTTGGTTCAACAAAAACAGTTAGGATAGCTGACAGGATAGTTGATAAGAAACACATCCAAGTTGCTAATGAAAGTGGATCCAGATAGCTTTTGCATATCAgtccctttttgtttttttccagaAAAGAGAAGATGTTTTAGCTTTTAATTCTATATATGTACTTGGAAAACATATATGGACCACCAAAATTATTGCATTTACCTGCAATATTAACCAGATTGATCCACAACAATTGCTTGCTATTAGAAAGAGGAAGCCTATCATCAAATCCTCCCATTTTGAATGTAACTCAAAGTTCAGAATCTTTGGACCTTTGAACACTGCCATGGAAACAGCTCCTCCAACACATGTTATTGTGCCGAAGATTTTAGCCATGCTTCTTATGCTCCTTATTTCTACCTTCTCTAATCTGCTCTCAAAAGTCAGAACATTTGTTTGTGATACTGAAAAATTTCTGTTAGTGAATTTATTTACCCTATAGAAACTGCCATGACAAAGGTTATTACAGGAGTTAGATTGCCCACAGCACTAGCCAATGTAGAACTTGCCAGCTTTAGTCCTTGATAGTATGCAAACTGATTCAGTGTTGAactacaaataaaaacacaatcacTAATACATCAAATCAAAGTCTAACAACAGAGAACTACTAGTAATAAATGTTCTTACCCAATTAGAGCAGCCATAAATACCACAGTGAAACCTTTTACTCCCAATGCTTCCTGATTTCTTCTTTTCCAAATGAGACTAGAAATCAGTATACATAGATAAATAAATGGCTTTGTgtagaaaaaagagagaaagagagaaagagagaccTTCTTTTGAGGAGAGTAATAGGTGCTAAGACTAGAGTTGCCATAGCTTGCCTGTAAACAGTATAAACCATAGGATTCATGCCTTGTGTTAAGACAGACTTAGCTAAGAGTGCATTGATTGCATAGATCCATTGCAAGGCAAACATGGACAACTCTGGTTTGTACTCTTCAAACCTCCATCTCCCCATCTCCACTCACTAATCAAAACCTTCACCCCTTAAGAACTATATACACCATCAACATTACATGTatatttatgtgtttatctCTAGTGATGCCAAAAACCAttgagttttaattatttatttcaatgtcTTGTCATTGtttgtcttctttttcaaaCTCTATAGTGTTGTTGTTGTCTGAGTGTCCAAGCTGTTGTTGGGTTGTGATGTTCTGTTTGCATGTGAAATGGTGAGAGTTGCAGAGAGGAAGGTGGTATTTGTTGAAGTATGTGTTTGCTGGTTACACGTCACATGATTCTGTGATTGATTAGGGTTTAGAATCTTTAGtagaaaacaaataatgcaagtacttgtttaattatcatgttcttgatcttcattcattgttttgttttgtttgtgagATTGTCTTGTGTGCTTGTG from Dioscorea cayenensis subsp. rotundata cultivar TDr96_F1 chromosome 9, TDr96_F1_v2_PseudoChromosome.rev07_lg8_w22 25.fasta, whole genome shotgun sequence includes these protein-coding regions:
- the LOC120269497 gene encoding keratin-associated protein 6-2-like; amino-acid sequence: MSSLMFILTTSLLVLCITFTVAGGRPPVRKDLGIDLGGGGGGVGLGLGLGLGLGGNGGTSTSGSTCNSCSSNLGSGSGSSSGSGSGSGLGNAKGFGSGSGSGDGNGVGLGCTPPSASSCGGACSSNSGGGSGRGSGHGQGFGSGSGHGEGYGSGSGFGSGSGHGEGYGSGSGFGSGSGHGEGYGSGSGFGSGSGHDEGFGSGSGFGSGSGHGEGFGSGSGFGFGSGHGEGYGSGSGFGSGSGHGKGYGSGSGFGSGSGSGSGYGEGFGSGSNGGHD
- the LOC120269225 gene encoding WAT1-related protein At4g30420-like, with the protein product MGRWRFEEYKPELSMFALQWIYAINALLAKSVLTQGMNPMVYTVYRQAMATLVLAPITLLKRRNQEALGVKGFTVVFMAALIGSTLNQFAYYQGLKLASSTLASAVGNLTPVITFVMAVSIGLEKVEIRSIRSMAKIFGTITCVGGAVSMAVFKGPKILNFELHSKWEDLMIGFLFLIASNCCGSIWLILQGLICKSYLDPLSLATWMCFLSTILSAILTVFVEPSLSIWKINSRFQWFCCLYTGVMGSALTVSVQAWCISKRGPLFSAMFSPLCTVIITILASVLLREELYTGSLAGIVAVITGLYMVLWGKAKDINEEGELNLTEDSPRTTVAVVKHWQDCESNLAEPLLDGRTNHESQMKEEETK
- the LOC120269293 gene encoding tetraspanin-8-like, with the protein product MVRVSNNVVGCLNLITLLLSIPIVAGGIWLTSRASTDCEKFLEKPVIFLGVFLLVVSLAGLVGAWCRISLLLWLYLVVMFLLIVVVFCFTIFAFVITNKGAGEVVSGRGYKEYRLGDYSNWLQKRVDAEKNWLKIRSCIQESKVCRRMEERNQTLNEFLRDDLSPLQSGCCKPPTACNFIYRSATVWDKPSGFESNISDCNSWQSDPAILCYDCQSCKAGVLANIKHDWKTIAVVNIIFLIILIAVYSVGCCAFRNNREENAYPRWKGHP